Proteins from a single region of Caloramator sp. E03:
- a CDS encoding phage portal protein produces the protein MTSDRAYGLDDYQDLDGIIQELEIRLSQISRILDKHADPNMYGPDTALEQDEYGNWYVKGGGKYFPIGQGEEPPGYVTWDGQLEAAFKHIEQLLEQFYALSETSAAAFGQLKSGLAESGTALRRLMMAPLSKVNRIRMRLDPAIKKVLMIASQLDANLGKGVKLENINIAWNDGLPQDEKEQADIYSTLIQNGLISRETALKRLFEFDAEALREELTRIAVEANQEAPALFKVNLQEGEQTGGEE, from the coding sequence ATGACAAGCGATAGAGCTTATGGGTTAGACGATTATCAAGATTTAGACGGAATTATTCAGGAATTAGAAATTAGGCTTTCTCAAATAAGCAGAATACTCGATAAACATGCAGACCCTAATATGTATGGCCCTGATACAGCACTTGAGCAAGACGAATACGGCAATTGGTATGTAAAAGGTGGTGGTAAGTACTTCCCAATAGGACAAGGTGAAGAACCGCCAGGATATGTAACATGGGATGGACAACTTGAAGCTGCATTTAAACATATTGAGCAGCTATTAGAGCAATTTTATGCATTAAGTGAAACAAGTGCAGCTGCATTTGGACAACTAAAGAGTGGACTTGCAGAGAGTGGAACAGCATTAAGGCGTCTAATGATGGCACCTTTATCAAAAGTGAACAGAATTAGAATGAGGCTTGATCCAGCTATAAAGAAGGTGCTAATGATAGCAAGTCAGCTTGATGCTAACTTAGGAAAAGGTGTTAAACTTGAAAATATAAATATCGCTTGGAATGATGGATTACCACAGGATGAAAAAGAGCAGGCTGATATTTACTCAACACTTATTCAAAATGGATTAATTTCAAGGGAAACAGCATTAAAGAGATTATTTGAATTTGATGCGGAAGCGTTAAGAGAAGAACTTACGAGGATAGCAGTTGAAGCTAATCAAGAAGCTCCAGCATTGTTTAAAGTTAACTTGCAAGAAGGTGAACAAACAGGCGGTGAAGAATAA
- a CDS encoding phage portal protein, translated as MLTSLNQIDIGKPWPAESEIERLRRYEANKNLFEGYHDLVFGDWVRRLYRDEYNTAVFIVTNWAKRLSTLWADLLLGERPRITAGEQKSKEQQQLEKIINDNDFFNVAYEVALDISRYGTGIFKVRYDKRPIIEAVPPSLWFPVVSPDNIKDVQAHVLAWTFEITEKTLLGGQRKRTF; from the coding sequence ATGTTAACAAGTCTAAATCAAATAGATATAGGAAAGCCTTGGCCAGCAGAAAGTGAAATAGAAAGATTAAGAAGATATGAAGCAAACAAAAACTTATTTGAGGGTTATCATGATTTAGTTTTTGGGGATTGGGTTAGAAGATTGTATAGAGATGAATATAATACAGCGGTGTTTATAGTTACTAACTGGGCGAAGAGATTATCAACATTATGGGCGGATTTACTTTTAGGAGAAAGGCCAAGGATAACAGCAGGAGAGCAAAAATCTAAAGAGCAGCAACAATTAGAAAAGATAATAAATGATAATGATTTTTTCAATGTTGCTTATGAAGTTGCACTTGATATTTCACGTTATGGGACAGGTATATTCAAGGTTAGATATGATAAAAGACCCATTATAGAAGCAGTGCCACCTTCTCTATGGTTTCCTGTTGTGAGCCCAGACAATATAAAAGATGTTCAAGCCCATGTATTAGCATGGACATTTGAAATAACAGAAAAAACTTTACTTGGTGGTCAAAGAAAAAGAACATTTTAA
- a CDS encoding PBSX family phage terminase large subunit, with the protein MVQMKIKLSEIIAPSFYEIHKDIKNDRYTHYWLKGGRGSTKSSFVSIETITGIMKDPKANAVVLRKVKETLKDSVFEQLVWAIEKLQVSEYWDIKHNPMELTYIPTGQKILFRGADKPKKIKSTKVSKGYIKFIWYEEVDEFNGIEEIRMINQSLMRGGEKFIVFYTYNPPNSVRSWVNEEVLIEREDRKVHHSTYLTVPRAWLGEQFFIEAEHLKKVNEKAYRHEYLGEVTGTGGEIFTNITARKIPDEEIKTFDRIKRGLDFGYAVDPLHYAVCHFDKTRRRLYIFYEIHQAGLSNRKAAELIKKENISNGWITADSAEPKSIAELKEYGLRVKPAKKGPDSVEYGIKFLQDLEEIIIDPERCPNTLREFLNYELDKDSNGNFKADYPDKNNHSIDAIRYALEDEMLNRKPVISKPQGW; encoded by the coding sequence ATGGTGCAGATGAAAATTAAGTTAAGTGAAATAATAGCACCTTCTTTTTATGAGATACACAAAGATATAAAAAATGATAGATATACACATTATTGGTTAAAAGGTGGTAGAGGATCAACTAAGTCATCTTTTGTAAGTATTGAAACAATAACAGGGATTATGAAAGACCCAAAGGCAAATGCAGTTGTATTAAGAAAGGTAAAAGAAACACTTAAAGATAGTGTATTTGAGCAGCTGGTATGGGCTATAGAAAAGCTGCAGGTAAGTGAATACTGGGATATTAAACATAATCCTATGGAACTAACATACATTCCAACGGGGCAAAAGATACTTTTCAGAGGAGCAGATAAGCCTAAAAAGATAAAGTCAACCAAGGTAAGTAAAGGATATATAAAATTTATATGGTATGAAGAAGTAGATGAATTTAATGGCATAGAAGAAATAAGAATGATTAACCAGTCTTTAATGAGAGGTGGAGAAAAGTTTATTGTATTTTATACATACAATCCACCTAATAGTGTAAGGAGCTGGGTAAACGAAGAAGTTTTAATTGAGAGGGAAGACAGAAAAGTTCATCATAGCACATATTTAACTGTTCCGAGGGCGTGGCTTGGTGAACAATTTTTTATTGAAGCAGAACATCTTAAAAAAGTTAATGAAAAAGCATATAGACATGAATATTTAGGGGAAGTAACAGGAACAGGTGGAGAAATATTTACTAACATAACCGCAAGAAAGATACCAGACGAAGAAATAAAAACATTTGATAGGATAAAACGAGGATTGGACTTTGGTTATGCAGTGGATCCGCTTCATTATGCAGTTTGCCACTTTGATAAAACACGTAGAAGGTTATATATTTTCTATGAAATACATCAAGCAGGGTTAAGCAATAGAAAGGCAGCAGAATTAATTAAAAAAGAAAATATTTCAAATGGTTGGATAACAGCAGATAGTGCAGAACCAAAGTCAATAGCAGAACTTAAAGAATATGGATTACGAGTAAAGCCTGCTAAGAAAGGACCAGATAGTGTTGAATATGGGATAAAGTTCTTACAAGACTTAGAAGAAATAATAATTGACCCAGAGAGATGTCCTAATACATTAAGAGAATTTTTAAACTATGAATTAGATAAAGATAGTAACGGTAATTTTAAAGCTGATTACCCAGATAAGAATAATCATAGTATCGATGCAATTAGGTATGCTTTAGAAGATGAAATGTTAAACAGAAAGCCTGTAATAAGTAAACCTCAAGGATGGTGA
- a CDS encoding terminase small subunit: MNKLTEKQKAFCDYYIESLNATESYKKAYNCSDRVANINGPKLLVKTSIKNYISERLKQINDERIAKAEEVLEFLSKSMRGEIKEEVVVVESVGEGATEARIIKKQIAARDRIKAAELLGKRYALFTEKVNVDGNMGVVIIDDIKEDGADEN; this comes from the coding sequence GTGAATAAACTTACAGAAAAACAAAAGGCATTCTGCGATTATTACATCGAGTCGCTGAATGCCACAGAATCATATAAAAAAGCTTATAATTGTAGTGACAGGGTCGCAAACATAAATGGTCCTAAATTGCTAGTAAAAACTAGTATTAAAAATTATATTTCAGAAAGATTAAAACAAATTAATGATGAACGTATAGCCAAGGCTGAAGAAGTACTTGAATTTTTATCAAAATCAATGAGAGGAGAAATAAAAGAGGAAGTTGTAGTTGTAGAATCAGTTGGAGAAGGTGCAACAGAAGCGAGGATAATTAAAAAGCAAATAGCGGCAAGAGATAGAATAAAAGCTGCAGAGCTGTTAGGCAAAAGATATGCATTATTTACTGAAAAGGTAAATGTAGATGGTAATATGGGAGTTGTGATTATAGATGATATAAAGGAAGATGGTGCAGATGAAAATTAA
- a CDS encoding tyrosine-type recombinase/integrase: MKNPCSESKIIIPKNKSEIENKEIEIFSDEEIKAFKDALKNHRLKCLFLMALGTGMRQGELLALKWDDIDFNNCEVRVNKSIKNVKIIASDGTSKREIIEQTPKTQTSNRIIPLPSNLINILKEHKQLQEKEKKEAGNSYNDNKLVFATGIGNPITTKNLFNIYKSLLNKAGIKHKKFHSLRHTYATKLFEKGVPLKTVQTLLGHSDISITAEIYTHVMPKEKISAVEKLNDLFE, translated from the coding sequence TTGAAAAATCCTTGTTCGGAAAGTAAAATTATTATTCCCAAAAACAAAAGTGAAATAGAGAATAAAGAAATTGAAATTTTTTCAGATGAAGAAATTAAGGCCTTTAAGGATGCACTAAAAAATCATAGGCTAAAATGTCTATTTTTAATGGCATTAGGAACAGGTATGCGACAAGGTGAGCTATTAGCCTTAAAATGGGACGACATAGATTTTAATAATTGTGAAGTTAGAGTTAATAAATCGATTAAAAATGTAAAAATAATTGCTTCTGATGGAACAAGTAAGCGTGAAATTATAGAGCAAACTCCAAAAACACAAACATCTAATAGAATTATCCCACTCCCATCAAATTTAATTAATATTTTAAAAGAGCATAAACAATTACAGGAAAAAGAAAAAAAAGAAGCTGGAAATTCATATAATGATAATAAATTAGTCTTTGCAACAGGAATTGGCAACCCTATTACTACAAAGAATCTTTTTAACATCTATAAAAGTCTTCTTAATAAAGCAGGAATAAAACATAAAAAATTTCACTCATTACGCCATACTTACGCCACAAAATTATTTGAGAAGGGAGTACCTTTAAAAACCGTACAGACACTATTAGGGCATAGTGATATATCAATTACAGCAGAAATTTATACTCATGTAATGCCAAAAGAAAAAATTTCTGCCGTAGAAAAACTTAACGATTTATTCGAATAG
- a CDS encoding SelB domain-containing protein, which yields MDNILNTLIEDKKVYEIKISEGSVYIHKNYIEKIQKDIEMQLEEYHRLNPLKVGILKEELKTKIFGKNVKQKIYDEILIILNDSINMSENYIWKKGFEIKFDKRQEYIKNEILNIYKNAAFQPPKVEDILKGYGKEEKTAKMVFECLVDIDEIIKINEEMYLLKEKYLEAKNIAKNLIKEKGFMTTGEFRDKVGTSRKYAVALLEHFDSIKFTKRLEDKRILYR from the coding sequence TTGGATAATATTTTAAACACTTTAATTGAGGATAAGAAAGTTTATGAGATAAAAATTAGTGAAGGTAGTGTATATATACATAAAAATTATATAGAGAAAATACAAAAAGATATAGAAATGCAACTTGAAGAGTACCATAGATTAAATCCTCTTAAAGTTGGAATTTTAAAAGAAGAGCTTAAAACGAAGATTTTTGGGAAAAACGTAAAACAAAAGATATATGATGAGATACTTATTATTTTAAATGATTCAATAAATATGAGTGAAAATTATATATGGAAGAAAGGTTTTGAAATAAAGTTTGATAAAAGACAAGAATATATTAAAAATGAAATTTTAAATATATATAAAAATGCAGCTTTTCAACCTCCAAAAGTTGAAGATATATTAAAAGGCTATGGTAAGGAAGAAAAAACAGCTAAGATGGTTTTTGAATGTCTTGTTGATATAGATGAAATAATAAAGATAAACGAAGAAATGTATTTATTAAAAGAAAAATATCTTGAAGCTAAGAATATAGCGAAGAATTTAATAAAAGAAAAAGGCTTTATGACTACAGGAGAATTTAGAGACAAAGTAGGAACAAGTAGAAAATATGCTGTTGCTTTATTAGAACACTTTGATTCTATTAAATTTACTAAAAGGCTTGAAGATAAGAGGATATTATATAGATAA
- the selB gene encoding selenocysteine-specific translation elongation factor — translation MQHIVIGTAGHIDHGKTTLIKALTGRDTDTLKEEKERGISINLGFTYFDLPSGKRAGIVDVPGHEKFIKNMLAGVGGIDVVLLVIAADEGVMPQTVEHVNILELLDIKRGIVVLTKKDLVDDEWIKMITEDIKKFLNSTFLKDAPIIPVSSVTGFGLDLLTKTIDDMTEKVEERDTVTDFRLPIDRVFTISGFGTVVTGTLISGVIKEGDSCEIYTKGIKTKIRSIQVHENPVKEAFAGQRVAVNLASIKTDEVERGDVVSKIGAMENSLILDCRLKYLKDAPKSLKNRDRIRIYHGTSEILGRVIILDKEIVNPGDTALIQIRLEKSIAARRGDKYVIRSYSPMHTIGGEPYLNLML, via the coding sequence ATGCAGCATATAGTTATTGGGACGGCAGGACATATTGATCATGGCAAGACCACACTTATTAAAGCATTAACTGGAAGGGATACTGATACATTAAAAGAGGAGAAGGAAAGAGGAATATCTATTAATTTAGGATTTACTTATTTTGATTTGCCTTCTGGAAAAAGGGCAGGTATAGTAGATGTTCCAGGACATGAGAAATTTATTAAAAACATGCTTGCAGGTGTTGGAGGGATAGATGTAGTTCTTCTTGTTATTGCAGCAGATGAAGGAGTTATGCCTCAGACTGTTGAACATGTAAATATACTAGAACTTTTGGATATTAAAAGGGGAATAGTTGTTTTAACTAAAAAGGATTTAGTTGATGATGAATGGATTAAAATGATAACAGAAGATATAAAGAAATTTTTAAATTCAACATTTTTAAAGGATGCGCCTATTATCCCTGTATCTTCTGTTACGGGATTTGGACTTGATCTATTGACTAAAACTATAGATGATATGACTGAAAAAGTTGAAGAAAGGGATACGGTAACTGATTTTAGACTTCCAATAGATAGGGTATTTACAATTAGTGGATTTGGTACAGTTGTAACAGGTACTTTAATATCAGGTGTTATAAAAGAAGGCGATTCCTGTGAAATATATACTAAGGGGATAAAAACTAAAATCAGGAGCATACAGGTTCATGAAAACCCAGTAAAAGAAGCATTTGCAGGCCAAAGAGTTGCAGTAAACCTTGCTTCAATAAAAACAGATGAAGTGGAGAGAGGAGATGTAGTATCTAAAATAGGTGCAATGGAAAACTCTCTAATATTAGACTGTAGGTTAAAATATTTAAAGGATGCACCAAAATCTTTAAAAAATAGAGACAGGATTAGGATATATCATGGTACATCTGAAATATTAGGAAGAGTTATAATACTTGATAAGGAAATTGTTAATCCAGGCGATACTGCTCTTATACAAATAAGGCTTGAAAAAAGCATTGCAGCAAGAAGAGGAGATAAATATGTAATAAGAAGTTATTCTCCTATGCATACTATAGGGGGGGAACCATACTTGAACCTAATGCTGTAA
- the selA gene encoding L-seryl-tRNA(Sec) selenium transferase: protein MENKTLLSSLPKVDVILNDKSISSLKDIPRSIVLDGIRETIDDYRKNILEGSINSFTFEDIVKDALIKIKKKNSMHLKRVINATGTVLHTNLGRAVLAKSAIDAVVNIASRYSNLEFDLEKGERGSRYSHVEELICKITGAEAAMVVNNNAAAVMLALSTLCKGKEAIVSRGQLVEIGGSFRVPAVMEQSGAKLVEVGTTNRTHLYDYENAINENTGVILKVHQSNYKILGFTEEVSIEELMKLGNRYNIPVIEDIGSGVFVDMSKYGLTYEPTVQESIKKGIDVVTFSGDKMLGGPQAGIIAGKKKYIDKMKKNQLTRALRIDKMTIAALEATLRLYIDESVAIKEIPGLRMLTLDIETIKRNSKKLLKMIKSKIGDRCDIEIIKEYSQVGGGAMPLENLETYVIAIKPYNISLEELDCKLRNLEIPIIARIYKDKMLFDVRTLFEEEYRIITDSLYNIFQE from the coding sequence ATGGAAAATAAAACTCTACTATCATCGCTTCCAAAGGTTGATGTTATTTTAAATGACAAAAGTATATCCTCCCTTAAGGACATTCCAAGAAGTATAGTTCTTGATGGAATAAGAGAAACAATTGATGATTATAGAAAAAATATACTTGAAGGAAGTATTAATAGCTTTACCTTTGAGGATATTGTTAAAGATGCTCTAATAAAAATTAAGAAAAAAAATTCTATGCATCTTAAAAGGGTAATTAATGCGACAGGTACAGTGCTCCATACTAATCTTGGAAGAGCAGTTTTGGCAAAATCTGCAATAGATGCAGTGGTTAATATTGCTTCAAGATATAGTAATCTTGAGTTTGATCTTGAAAAAGGTGAGAGAGGCTCAAGATACAGCCATGTAGAGGAATTAATATGTAAGATAACAGGTGCTGAAGCTGCAATGGTTGTAAATAATAATGCTGCCGCCGTTATGCTTGCTCTCTCAACATTATGTAAGGGTAAGGAGGCAATAGTTTCAAGAGGACAGCTTGTAGAAATAGGAGGTTCCTTTAGGGTTCCTGCTGTTATGGAGCAAAGTGGTGCAAAATTAGTTGAAGTTGGAACAACAAATAGAACTCATCTATATGATTATGAGAATGCAATTAACGAAAATACGGGGGTTATTCTAAAAGTTCATCAAAGCAATTATAAGATATTAGGCTTTACTGAAGAAGTTTCAATAGAGGAGCTTATGAAGCTTGGGAATAGATATAACATACCTGTAATAGAAGATATTGGCAGCGGAGTTTTTGTTGATATGTCAAAATATGGTTTGACTTATGAACCAACTGTTCAAGAAAGCATAAAAAAAGGAATTGATGTGGTAACTTTTAGTGGAGATAAGATGCTTGGAGGCCCTCAGGCAGGAATAATAGCAGGAAAGAAAAAATATATTGATAAGATGAAAAAAAATCAGCTTACAAGAGCTCTAAGGATTGATAAGATGACCATTGCAGCCCTTGAAGCAACTTTAAGGTTATATATTGATGAAAGTGTTGCAATTAAGGAGATACCGGGGCTTAGAATGCTTACTTTGGATATTGAAACTATAAAAAGAAATTCTAAAAAGCTTTTAAAGATGATAAAATCAAAAATTGGGGATAGGTGCGATATTGAAATTATAAAAGAATACTCTCAAGTTGGTGGAGGAGCAATGCCCCTTGAAAATCTTGAAACTTATGTTATTGCAATTAAGCCATATAATATATCTTTGGAAGAATTAGATTGTAAGTTAAGAAACCTTGAAATACCGATTATTGCAAGGATATATAAGGATAAGATGCTCTTTGATGTTAGGACGTTATTTGAAGAAGAGTACAGGATTATTACAGATTCTTTATATAATATTTTTCAGGAGTGA